In Vicugna pacos chromosome 10, VicPac4, whole genome shotgun sequence, the following proteins share a genomic window:
- the LRRC10B gene encoding leucine-rich repeat-containing protein 10B yields the protein MGIAESTPDELPSDAEEQLRNGEQQLELSGRRLRRLPSAVCALSRLQKLYVSGTGLRELPEEIEELRELRILALDFNKLERLPDGLCRLPRLTRLYLGSNRLLALPADFAQLQSLRCLWIEGNFLRRFPRPLLRLVALQSLQMGDNRLRALPAELPRMTGLRGLWLYGNRFEEFPPALLRMGRLHILDLDRNRLGGFPDLHPLRALRVFSYDHNPVTGPPRVADTVFLVGEGAVERMAERDEPTPQPPPRRPARAFEDEEEEDLLIGSGGSRTLRPPGSSLGALEAAPGLGT from the coding sequence ATGGGCATCGCGGAGTCCACGCCGGACGAGCTGCCGTCGGACGCGGAGGAGCAACTGCGCAACGGCGAGCAGCAGTTGGAGCTGAGCGGGAGGCGGCTGCGGCGGCTGCCCAGCGCTGTGTGCGCTCTGAGCCGCCTGCAGAAGCTGTACGTGAGCGGCACAGGGCTGCGCGAACTGCCCGAAGAGATCGAGGAGCTGCGCGAGCTGCGCATCCTGGCGCTAGACTTCAACAAACTGGAGCGCCTGCCCGACGGCCTGTGTCGCCTGCCGCGCCTCACGCGCCTCTACCTGGGCAGCAACCGGTTGCTCGCGCTGCCCGCCGACTTCGCGCAGCTGCAGAGCCTGCGCTGCCTCTGGATCGAGGGCAACTTCCTGCGGCGCTTCCCGCGGCCGCTGCTGCGCCTGGTGGCGCTGCAGTCGTTGCAGATGGGCGACAACCGGCTGCGCGCGCTGCCCGCCGAGCTGCCGCGCATGACGGGTCTGCGCGGCCTCTGGCTCTACGGCAACCGCTTCGAGGAATTCCCGCCCGCTCTGCTGCGCATGGGCCGCCTGCACATCCTCGACCTAGACCGCAACCGCCTGGGCGGCTTTCCCGACCTGCACCCGCTGCGCGCCCTGCGTGTCTTCTCCTACGACCACAATCCGGTCACTGGGCCCCCACGAGTCGCCGACACGGTCTTCCTTGTGGGCGAGGGCGCCGTCGAGCGTATGGCCGAACGCGACGAGCCCACGCCCCAGCCGCCGCCCCGGCGCCCAGCGCGGGCCTttgaggatgaggaggaagaagacCTGCTCATAGGGAGCGGTGGCTCCCGGACTCTGCGGCCCCCGGGGAGCAGCCTCGGAGCCCTGGAAGCAGCTCCAGGACTGGGCACCTGA
- the SAXO4 gene encoding stabilizer of axonemal microtubules 4 produces the protein MMGKLPLGVVSPYVKMSSGGCTDPLKFYATSYCTAYGREDFKPRMGTHKGTGYRSNYRPTVSYQANLDALDNLATGEQVDNKFQTETSQNYRPLEVPDGKYPLPWNLHQTNSGYSREKPSAATPTKEVRKVHFDTQDYGPQAITRLEPKDVPLLHQQQNKGSLEWENSRHGPRFMTSEYNSKYLKEPSNQPDLLQRKSIGAKEETGFTEESTKNPIVFQPNSQALPGDPVLLPSRSVTRSDFLPITHPHGDEFLPVLARGSERETGFSRVNERTLNPRVPTPGPEPCSMSHWQFQPPQRVQQTNVALLGRETVGKKEPTGFSLNNPSYVRSPYDPDLDNRYLTTYNQGYFENIPKGLDREGWTRGGIQPQKPGGYALNQPVTRTEAAPSPAESLRRLHPHVGRTMISADPFYRAAPHSSHGSRFTAPN, from the exons ATGATGGGAAAACTCCCCCTGGGGGTGGTCTCCCCTTATGTGAAGATGAGTTCGGGGGGCTGCACGGACCCCCTGAAATTCTACGCCACCAGCTACTGCACAGCCTATG GTCGGGAGGATTTCAAGCCCCGCATGGGCACTCACAAAGGCACAGGCTACAGATCAAATTATCGGCCCACGGTCTCATACCAAGCCAATCTCGATGCCCTGGACAACCTGGCCACGGG GGAACAAGTCGACAATAAGTTCCAGACAGAGACCAGTCAGAACTACCGCCCCCTGGAGGTGCCTGATGGCAAATACCCTCTGCCCTGGAATCTGCACCAGACCAACTCTGGCTACTCTCGGGAGAAGCCCAGTGCGGCCACCCCTACCAAGGAG gtcAGGAAGGTCCATTTTGACACCCAGGACTATGGACCCCAAGCCATCACCAGGCTGGAGCCCAAGGATGTGCCCCTGCTCCACCAGCAGCAGAACAAGGGCTCACTGGAGTGGGAAAACTCCCGACAC GGCCCGCGGTTCATGACTTCCGAGTATAATTCCAAGTATCTCAAGGAGCCGTCAAATCAACCAG ATCTCTTACAGAGGAAATCAATCGGCGCCAAGGAGGAGACTGGCTTCACTGAAGAGTCCACCAAGAATCCCATCGTCTTTCAGCCGAACTCCCAGGCCCTTCCTGGGGACCCA GTCCTCCTGCCCAGCCGGAGTGTCACCAGGTCGGACTTTCTCCCCATAACCCACCCTCAT GGGGATGAGTTCCTGCCTGTGCTGGCCAGAGGCTCCGAGCGGGAGACGGGCTTCAGCCGAGTGAATGAGAGGACCCTGAACCCCAGA GTGCCCACTCCTGGCCCAGAACCCTGCAGCATGAGCCACTGGCAATTCCAGCCCCCTCAGCGGGTGCAACAGACAAATGTTGCCCTGCTTGGCCGGGAGACCGTGGGGAAAAAG GAGCCCACAGGCTTCAGCCTTAACAACCCGAGCTATGTCCGGAGCCCTTATGACCCTGACCTGGATAATCGCTACCTGACCACCTACAATCAAGG ATACTTTGAGAACATCCCCAAGGGTCTCGACCGGGAAGGCTGGACTCGAGGTGGCATCCAGCCCCAGAAGCCCGGAGGCTATGCCCTCAACCAGCCGGTCACCCGCACGGAGGCCGCCCCCAGCCCTGCGGAGAGCCTGCGGCGCCTGCACCCCCACGTGGGCAG AACCATGATCTCGGCTGACCCCTTCTACCGAGCCGCGCCTCACAGCAGCCACGGCAGCCGCTTCACTGCGCCCAACTGA